Part of the Candidatus Zixiibacteriota bacterium genome is shown below.
TTCCAAAATCAAAGAAATGGAATATACCCGGGAAACCTTCTACAGTAAACTGCGCTCGGAAATCGAGGCCCATCTCAAGCTGGTCGATTCTATCTGTCCCCAGGAAACCGGAATGAAATCCGAGGAGGTTCAGGCGGAAGGCGAGATGGATGTGGAAACGGAACCGGAGCCCGAACCGGAACGGAAACGGGAAAAACCATCGCTCGATATGAAGGATGAGGATATCGACAATGTGGTTGACAGTTTCGGACCGAAAGAGGATCTCCCGGAGGAACCGAAGGAGGAGAGCCGGGATGAGGCCAGGGAAGAGAAAAAACCGGCCCCGGAGAACAAAAGACCGGACTTTAATATGAGTGACCGGGATATCGACAGCGCCATCGACCGTCTGGGCAAATATTCCGGAGAGAATCCAGAGGAAGGAGAAACAGTCAAGGATGGACAATCTCAAGGCAAGGATTTCTGAGGCGGCGGAGTTTATCCGCACCAGAGTCGATCTTGTTCCCCAAACAGGCATAATTCTCGGGACCGGGCTGGGTTCACTGGCTGATGGTATCGAAATCGCGGCCCGGGTCGATTACGGTACAATCGCCCATTTTCCCGTCTCCACGGTCGAATCGCATGCCGGCCGTCTGCTGTTCGGACACCTGAAAGGCAAACCGGTGGTGGCCATGCAGGGCCGGTTTCACTACTACGAAGGTTACACCATGCAACAGGTGACGTTTCCGGTCCGGGTTCTCAAGGAACTGGGAATCGAAACCCTGATTGTCTCCAACGCCTGCGGCGGGCTGAATCCCCAGTTCAACCGGGGCGATATCATGATTATCACCGACCATATCAATCTTCAGGGCAATAATCCGCTGATCGGGCCGAACGATGAGTCGATCGGGGAGCGTTTCCCGGATATGTACAACTGCTATGACCATGACCTTATCGGGCTGGCCGAGCAGGTGGCGCTGGATCAGAAACTCCCGGTTCGAAA
Proteins encoded:
- a CDS encoding DivIVA domain-containing protein, with the translated sequence MDLTPNEMKNHQFSSSMRGFDKAEVKAFIDAAADAFEDSRAELARIKDDYRMLQVKYEQLHNLEETIKSAVLEAQKNANQILANARKEAQLMGEEARIRADKMVEQKQQQIARLDSKIKEMEYTRETFYSKLRSEIEAHLKLVDSICPQETGMKSEEVQAEGEMDVETEPEPEPERKREKPSLDMKDEDIDNVVDSFGPKEDLPEEPKEESRDEAREEKKPAPENKRPDFNMSDRDIDSAIDRLGKYSGENPEEGETVKDGQSQGKDF
- a CDS encoding purine-nucleoside phosphorylase, which gives rise to MDNLKARISEAAEFIRTRVDLVPQTGIILGTGLGSLADGIEIAARVDYGTIAHFPVSTVESHAGRLLFGHLKGKPVVAMQGRFHYYEGYTMQQVTFPVRVLKELGIETLIVSNACGGLNPQFNRGDIMIITDHINLQGNNPLIGPNDESIGERFPDMYNCYDHDLIGLAEQVALDQKLPVRKGVYVSVAGPNLETAAEYRFLRTIGADVVGMSTVPEVIAARHQKTKVLAFSIITDMGLPDALGSCSLEEIIATANRAEPKLRELIAGCVERM